In Pirellulales bacterium, the genomic stretch TCTGCCTTCTGCCTTCTGCCTTCTGCTTTTCCTTCTTACTTCGAATCAATCACCAGCCCCACCGATTCAATCTGCGTATCCCGCGTAATTTCGTTGTAGCTGAGTACCACCAGCCGCGGCAGATGAGCCGTCGTCAACTGCTTCAACCCAGCCCGAATTTGCGGACTGACCAACACGACCGGCGGATGATTTTCCCGGGCCAGCTTCTCCACCGCATCGCCCAATAATTTGCACGTGATTTCCACGGCCTGCGGCGACATTCGCACAAACAGGCCGCGCTCGCTTTGTTCCAAGCCTGCCTTGATGCGATCTTCCAAGGCCGGATCGACCGTCACAACGTGCAATTTTTCGTCCGCATCGCGGTACCGAGTGCAAATGACTCGGGCCAGCCGATGTCGCACGTATTCGGTGAGCAGCACGGGATCTTTGGTGCGCGGCGCGTAATCACCCAAGGTTTCCAAAATTAAGCTGAGCTGGCGGATGGGCACTTGCTCGCGCAACAGCATTTGCAAAATCCGCTGGACTTCGGCCAACTTCATGTGGCTGGGAATCAACTCTTCCACTGTGGCGGGCGAGGTCCGTTTCAACTCGTCAATCAAATGCTTGGTGGCATCGCGGTTGAGAATTTCGTCCGCATGCTTGCGCACAATTTCGGTCAAGTGCGTGGCCAGCACGCCGGCCGGTTCCACAACGGTGTATCCGTACAATTCGGCCTGATCGCGCACTCCCGGTTCAATCCACGTTGCGGACGTGTTGAAAGCCGGCTCCCGTGTTTCAATTCCCCGCACTTTCCCGGTGGTGGCAGGAGAATCAATGGCCAACAGCATCGCGGGCTCCAACGTCCCTTCGGCCACCGAAACATCGCTAATTTTGATGCGATACTGCGTTTGTCCCAGCCGCATGTTATCGCGAATGCGAACTTTAGGCATGATAATGCCCATATCGGCGGCCACGCTTTGGCGGACGCGCTGAATGCGGTCTAGCAAATCGCCGCCGCGTTTGGGATCGGCCAGGCGAATCAGCCCGACGCCAATTTCGATTTCCATGGGATCGGTGGTGAGATAATCTTCGATCCGCTCGTCCGGCTTCTTCTTCGCCTCGTTCTTCACTTTGATGGCTTCGGTGGCGGCGGCCTGTTGTTTTTGGCGTGACA encodes the following:
- the flhA gene encoding flagellar biosynthesis protein FlhA yields the protein MATGTLPHAGISSSSSRWAELILPVSIIASVLVIIVPIPPALMDILLATNITLSVIIVLTTIYVRTPLEFSVFPSLLLATTLARLVLNVATTRLILTKAPLDGPLAAGHVVRAFGEFVAGNQLVVGIIIFVIIIIIQFVVITKGATRISEVAARFALDGMPGRQMAIDADLNAGSIDETEAQRRRKEITQQADFFGAMDGASKFVRGDAIAAILITLINIMGGLVIGMVQGGMDFSQAADIFTKLTIGDGLVSQVPAFLISLAAGLLVTRSSSDTNLPSEFLRQLFSRPQALAVAGGFLGILIFTNLPTIPLALIGGSCIGMAVMLSRQKQQAAATEAIKVKNEAKKKPDERIEDYLTTDPMEIEIGVGLIRLADPKRGGDLLDRIQRVRQSVAADMGIIMPKVRIRDNMRLGQTQYRIKISDVSVAEGTLEPAMLLAIDSPATTGKVRGIETREPAFNTSATWIEPGVRDQAELYGYTVVEPAGVLATHLTEIVRKHADEILNRDATKHLIDELKRTSPATVEELIPSHMKLAEVQRILQMLLREQVPIRQLSLILETLGDYAPRTKDPVLLTEYVRHRLARVICTRYRDADEKLHVVTVDPALEDRIKAGLEQSERGLFVRMSPQAVEITCKLLGDAVEKLARENHPPVVLVSPQIRAGLKQLTTAHLPRLVVLSYNEITRDTQIESVGLVIDSK